One part of the Ursus arctos isolate Adak ecotype North America unplaced genomic scaffold, UrsArc2.0 scaffold_16, whole genome shotgun sequence genome encodes these proteins:
- the CUNH20orf141 gene encoding uncharacterized protein C20orf141 homolog has protein sequence MTQLCLPRPKALAYPIPVPPRGLGAGEGSRSPVGPCMSPWSSSTTQLWDGVLGLGALGLTIRTVFSTAGPASLLLLLLVSFLAFDLLHWPAGLRQPQHTLLTGGQSQGAGEGPRQQGAVLLPTVAVTGRLSPQEALLLLLLGLGLLLGARGVPLALLGLAFCLHPWA, from the exons atGACCCAGCTCTGCTTACCCAGGCCCAAAGCCCTTGCTTATCCTATCCCAGTCCCTCCCAGAGgcctgggtgctggggaggggtcccGTAGTCCAGTGGGTCCATGTATGTCCCCCTGGAGCTCTAGCACCACCCAGCTCTGGGACGGTGTCCTCGGGCTGGGGGCACTGGGGCTGACAATCCGCACAGTCTTTTCCACGGCTGGCCCAGCCTCGCTGCTGCTGTTGCTACTGGTCAGCTTCCTGGCCTTCGACCTGCTCCACTG GCCCGCAGGCCTCCGCCAGCCACAGCACACACTTCTCACGGGAGGCCAGAGTCAGGGGGCCGGTGAGGGTCCCAGACAGCAGGGGGCTGTACTCCTGCCTACAGTGGCAGTCACGGGACGactcagcccccaggaggccctgcTACTGCTgctcctgggcctggggctgctgctgggagCCCGCGGCGTGCCCTTGGCCCTGCTTGGCCTAGCTTTTTGCCTCCATCCTTGGGCCTGA
- the TMEM239 gene encoding transmembrane protein 239, whose protein sequence is MTQQPQVDTDAIGAGEGPQRAVPWSAWITRQDWVRWCMCHVPRSWAQWWATSGWRQPLQRVLWGLEGVFYLLLALMLCHALFTTGSYLLSSLWPVVAAAWRHLLPAVLLLVLSALPALLFTASFLLLFSTLLSLVGLLTSMSHPDYTQDLEQ, encoded by the coding sequence ATGACGCAGCAGCCGCAAGTGGACACAGATGCCATCGGGGCCGGCGAGGGGCCGCAACGGGCCGTGCCCTGGTCGGCCTGGATCACGCGGCAGGACTGGGTGCGCTGGTGCATGTGCCACGTGCCTCGGAGCTGGGCCCAGTGGTGGGCCACGTCGGGCTGGCGGCAGCCCCTCCAGCGTGTgctgtgggggctggagggggtcTTCTACCTGCTGCTGGCGCTGATGCTGTGCCACGCGCTCTTCACCACCGGCTCCTACCTGCTGAGCTCCCTGTGGCCTGTCGTGGCCGCAGCGTGGCGCCACCTGCTGCCCGCTGTCCTGCTGCTGGTGCTCAgcgccctccctgccctgctcttcACCGCCTCTTTCCTGCTGCTTTTCTCCACGTTGCTGAGCCTCGTGGGCCTCCTCACTTCCATGTCGCACCCAGACTACACCCAGGACTTGGAGCAATAG